A genomic window from Parasteatoda tepidariorum isolate YZ-2023 chromosome 10, CAS_Ptep_4.0, whole genome shotgun sequence includes:
- the LOC107449555 gene encoding uncharacterized protein: MFMSSCQVEEQKAQMMHPGLKWDSNHLPSRPFVAVLGEKFGFRAVTLTGCIFGAVGIGSCYFAEDINTATICIGLVYGIGLALSATLVPTILKLHFTENINLVNGVWLAGTCAGSIIMSPVMTYLQNAYGTNGMFLIVGGIFLNCIPAAILLKHPHNDRQKCKTEKKNVADNPTTYHQNLAFVADEENQEKNDSILKNSEENSFPWQEESTENEREDIVRVKCAQKLRAVENQNKVIPDYVSFGSDQTDKIHYVLQKIGKNGTIFLITPVTQPMQHTVKKPSDKKDSTEKDFSSVKKNSNNVSEPVEPMTGTTTNHTISWKSFRVFADPTYFSIMLVQSMTTFISTLNWTILVDYGRDKGMSTEVSVFGLHYVGL, encoded by the exons ATGTTTATGAGCTCTTGTCAAGTAGAAGAACAAAAAGCACAAATGATGCATCCAGGGTTGAAGTGGGATTCAAACCACCTACCTTCAA ggCCTTTTGTAGCAGTTTTAGGAGAAAAATTTGGTTTCCGAGCTGTTACTCTAACGGGATGTATTTTTGGTGCCGTAGGAATTGGGAGTTGCTATTTTGCTGAGGATATTAACACAGCTACAATTTGCATTGGTTTAGTTTACG gtATAGGACTAGCGTTATCTGCCACTTTGGTGCCAACAATTTTGAAACTGCATTTTACGGAGAACATAAATCTTGTGAATGGTGTATGGTTAGCTGGAACGTGTGCAGGTTCGATAATCATGTCTCCGGTAATGACGTATTTACAAAATGCTTACGGCACGAACGGAATGTTCTTGATTGTgggtggaatttttttaaactgcatacCTGCTGCAATCCTCTTAAAGCATCCCCATAACGATagacaaaaatgtaaaactgaaaagaaGAATGTTGCAGATAATCCAACTACGTATCATCAAAATCTTGCATTTGTAGCAGACGAAGAAAATCAGGAGAAAAACGatagcattttgaaaaattcagaagaaaattcCTTTCCCTGGCAAGAGGAAAGTACAGAAAATGAAAGAGAAGACATAGTTAGGGTTAAGTGCGCACAAAAACTAAGAGCAGTTGAAAATCAAAACAAGGTAATCCCTGATTATGTTTCATTTGGATCTGATCAAACAGATAAAATTCATTACGTTCTACAAAAGATAGGAAAGAATggaacgatttttttaattactcctGTTACTCAACCCATGCAACATACCGTAAAGAAACCTTCCGATAAAAAAGATTCAACTGAAAAGGATTTTTCGTccgtaaagaaaaattcaaacaatgttTCTGAACCAGTGGAGCCCATGACAGGGACAACAACCAATCACACTATATCTTGGAAATCCTTCAGAGTATTTGCTGATCCCACATACTTTTCTATAATGCTTGTACAAAGTATGACCACGTTCATATCTACCCTAAATTGGACTATCTTAGTTGATTATGGAAGAGATAAAGGTATGTCGACTGAAGTGTCTGT atTCGGGTTACATTATGTGGGCTTATAA